The genomic stretch GAGCCTGCGGCCGAAGGCGGATACGTCGTCACCTGTCCCGGGCTGCCAGGGCTCGTCACTGAAGGAGACACGCTAGAGGAAGCGCGGGAAATGGCACGGGACGCTATTCGGGGTTATCTGGAGAGTCTCCTCGCGGACGGCGTTCCCGCGCCCAAGAATCCTGAACCGCTGCCTGATCCCCTGAAAGAGACCGTGTGAAGC from Gemmatimonadota bacterium encodes the following:
- a CDS encoding type II toxin-antitoxin system HicB family antitoxin — protein: MEKTMPETYRYTCIFEPAAEGGYVVTCPGLPGLVTEGDTLEEAREMARDAIRGYLESLLADGVPAPKNPEPLPDPLKETV